GCTTTGAATCCCTTCAAGCATCGCTTCACTATTTGAGAGTTGTCTTCCAATCGACTCCCAGCATGACTGAGTTCAGGCCGCTTCCAATTCCCAACAAGGCGATGCGATCACCAGGGCCGGTGAAGCCTTCAGAAATCCCCAGTGCTGCTGCCGTGGGTAATGCAGCTGCTCCCGTGTTGCCCATGTATTCGACTGTCGGAAAGTCGAGAGCAGGCGAAAGACCGAGCTTTTCCAGAAGAAGCGTGCGATGTGCTTTCCCGACCTGATGTGTGAATGTCTTCGTCACATCTTCGTTCGTCCACTCCAACTCTTGTTTGGTCTGCTCCCATGTCTTCGCAGCGAGGCTGACTCCCGCGTGCAAGAGTGCTTCTGAGTCGGTATTCATCAGTGGACGCGAGTCTCCGGATGCGTTGGAATCGACGCCCCCTTCGCAAAGATTTGCGAACGTCGTGTCTGCCAGACAGGCTCCGCCCAACAAACGATTTCCGGTTTTGCTGATTGACTCATGACAAAGAACAATGGCCGCTGAACCCGATCCGATTGTCAGCGACGCGAAATCCATCTTGATCGATTTTCTGGTCACCGAAGGGTCTTGAACCAACTTGTCGATGGTCGCTTCGACAAGCGGGCGGCCAACTTCCGTTCCGACAACAATTCCTGCACGAATGCGCCCCAGTTCGATGAGGTCGGCAATGATCAGTGCCCCGTTCAACAGTCCCAGACAGGCATTACTGACATCGAACACAAAGCTGTCTTGAGGAAGACCTGCGCCGGAATGAACACCTGCCGCTGTGGCCGGCTCCATCTGGTCTCGACAAACCGATCCATGAATCAATGCCCGGCATTCAGCGGGGTCCAAACCCGACTGCTCCAACGCCAGCTTGACTGTTTCGACACTGACTTTCCCGGGGAGAGTTCCGGGCGGATAGAAGCGTCGTTTCCGAATTCCCGTCATGAGCTCAAGTCGACCTTCAGGCAGAGAGAGCCGTTCGTAAACCGGCTTGAGGCGGGCTTCAATCTCTTCTGACGTCACCACTTCGGACGGGGGATGAGCGACAAAGGCTTCTAAACAAACGTGCTGATACCGCATCTTCGCGAGTGTTTCCTTCCAACAGAGTCACAGTGTCGAAGCGAGTTGCCGGGTGTCGACGACCGAAAATCGCGACTCGCAGCGGAGAGAATCTCCTTCAGCGACAGACAATACAGTTTCCCGACAGCAACTGGAACTGCTCGG
This DNA window, taken from Thalassoglobus sp. JC818, encodes the following:
- a CDS encoding 3-oxoacyl-ACP synthase III, producing MRYQHVCLEAFVAHPPSEVVTSEEIEARLKPVYERLSLPEGRLELMTGIRKRRFYPPGTLPGKVSVETVKLALEQSGLDPAECRALIHGSVCRDQMEPATAAGVHSGAGLPQDSFVFDVSNACLGLLNGALIIADLIELGRIRAGIVVGTEVGRPLVEATIDKLVQDPSVTRKSIKMDFASLTIGSGSAAIVLCHESISKTGNRLLGGACLADTTFANLCEGGVDSNASGDSRPLMNTDSEALLHAGVSLAAKTWEQTKQELEWTNEDVTKTFTHQVGKAHRTLLLEKLGLSPALDFPTVEYMGNTGAAALPTAAALGISEGFTGPGDRIALLGIGSGLNSVMLGVDWKTTLK